In the genome of Mucisphaera calidilacus, one region contains:
- a CDS encoding (deoxy)nucleoside triphosphate pyrophosphohydrolase: protein MARLIEVGLGVVIDSERVLVTQRKPDGPLPGLWEIPGGKVERGETHEVCVRRELMEEVGLEVSVGAIIGVWEHAYPHGAVRLWAYWCRRLSGEARAIEVADLTWADRLSLHERSYPEASLPLISEIASALP from the coding sequence ATGGCTCGGTTGATTGAAGTCGGTCTGGGCGTTGTCATCGACAGCGAACGCGTGCTCGTCACGCAGCGAAAACCGGATGGTCCCTTGCCTGGGTTATGGGAAATCCCAGGCGGCAAGGTTGAACGGGGCGAAACACACGAAGTGTGCGTGCGTCGCGAGTTGATGGAGGAGGTCGGGCTCGAGGTCTCCGTCGGAGCGATTATCGGCGTCTGGGAGCACGCATACCCGCATGGAGCGGTGCGGCTCTGGGCCTACTGGTGCCGGCGGCTCAGCGGCGAGGCCCGGGCGATCGAGGTGGCGGACCTGACCTGGGCAGATCGGTTATCGCTCCATGAACGATCCTATCCCGAGGCAAGCCTGCCGCTGATCAGCGAGATCGCGTCGGCTCTGCCGTGA
- a CDS encoding type II secretion system protein GspD, whose product MAKDGAGTEFCLTARLGLVLVLLVTGLCRGQAALSLENAGLYLPQQDMTVEVAEEVLEVVRSRAIASLGYQIIPDPGVLLPGGPPGLRGTTYLRRRTSQGEHYIQMGYKLFDHQPLHLWVYGQIVTEKGVTANGDLAGMEKMIEDAIKNVEAFYKSFRPGDLATGVIDLSYIEADRCMAILKGLGYQTINFKEAGNGVGGAKLIEPATPIDVRDLPVVMALPAAAHTGLVGAGSAQSSGGQFKLSLVPSIAGSFENYTSATPLMQLMVLYDAEEAHVFTSLVKKIRDTIDVPARQLVIEAMILEISETGLDKLGVQWELSNVPKDSIESFAFGRLPDFGTGQGPTFDLTLIDIGNNWRVKVQALVRDGDAEILSRPSVLTLDHRQASIRIGEDIPIATSIRGATGGDTIQFSFAYIPVGILLNVRPRISSNGQEVTMQVDGVVSNEVPGGDLVVVDQDGNELGSAPRVSSRRVQTHTRIANNTPFIIGGLISNETSTTQDKVPLLGDIPWLGAAFRSSDTEVIKREVIIVITPYVLPTEGIPGRVLPEDKDVFDSFDNQLFGDVYRIRAEDVPDLAFLDDNPELELARNRAETITSRFPNLINQYPFNQFLDGRVPGEEVLVYHLMYEVIERREIEKSIQARRLVFLKPRDDRPAGASVSFLIQHIGQELGVEIPKHSIGFKWLFNQMQGHALALTYTIPSEPKVDEVLFKAIPEVRLVPCADRDEWLNLLYELNRPGDGGEKRHTILIRNEEDLKRLMRCVVLRHAVELNQGQDQLRLKDYQRGRQLIMPETSRDETFLIDHEVAEYYYLSVQYFAAMLDRIRADSEALRQEIDSIESGSVLGGR is encoded by the coding sequence GTGGCCAAGGACGGAGCAGGAACCGAGTTTTGCCTGACAGCCCGTTTGGGGCTGGTTCTTGTGCTGCTCGTAACGGGCCTCTGCCGAGGGCAGGCAGCACTGTCTCTCGAGAACGCCGGTCTTTACCTGCCGCAGCAGGACATGACGGTGGAGGTCGCCGAGGAAGTCCTGGAGGTGGTGAGGTCGCGCGCGATCGCTTCACTGGGGTACCAGATCATCCCCGACCCCGGCGTCTTGCTGCCCGGCGGCCCGCCCGGCCTGCGGGGCACGACCTACCTGCGCCGGCGCACGTCACAAGGCGAACACTACATCCAGATGGGCTACAAGCTCTTCGACCATCAGCCGCTTCATCTCTGGGTCTACGGCCAGATCGTCACCGAAAAGGGGGTGACGGCCAACGGTGATCTCGCCGGCATGGAGAAGATGATCGAGGACGCCATCAAGAACGTAGAGGCGTTCTACAAGTCGTTCCGGCCCGGCGACCTCGCGACAGGTGTCATCGACCTCAGCTACATCGAAGCCGATCGATGCATGGCCATCCTGAAAGGGCTGGGGTACCAGACGATCAACTTCAAAGAGGCCGGCAACGGTGTCGGCGGAGCCAAGCTGATCGAGCCCGCGACACCCATCGACGTGCGCGACCTGCCCGTGGTGATGGCCCTGCCCGCTGCAGCACACACAGGACTCGTGGGTGCGGGATCGGCACAGTCCTCGGGCGGTCAGTTCAAGCTGTCGCTGGTGCCGAGCATCGCGGGTTCATTCGAGAATTACACGAGTGCCACGCCACTGATGCAGCTGATGGTGCTCTATGACGCGGAGGAAGCCCACGTCTTCACCAGCCTGGTGAAGAAGATCCGCGACACCATCGACGTGCCGGCAAGACAACTGGTTATCGAGGCCATGATCCTTGAGATCTCGGAGACAGGCCTGGACAAGCTGGGCGTGCAGTGGGAACTCTCTAATGTACCCAAGGACAGCATCGAGTCGTTCGCCTTCGGCCGTCTTCCGGACTTCGGCACAGGCCAGGGCCCCACGTTCGACCTCACACTGATCGACATCGGCAACAACTGGCGTGTCAAGGTTCAGGCACTGGTCCGAGACGGCGACGCGGAGATCCTCAGCCGACCCAGCGTGCTGACACTCGATCACCGCCAGGCGTCGATACGAATCGGTGAAGACATCCCGATCGCGACGTCGATCCGTGGTGCCACCGGCGGCGACACGATCCAGTTCTCCTTTGCCTACATCCCGGTCGGGATTCTCCTCAACGTCCGGCCACGAATCTCGTCAAACGGCCAGGAAGTGACCATGCAGGTCGACGGCGTGGTCTCCAACGAGGTGCCGGGCGGCGACCTCGTCGTCGTGGATCAGGACGGCAACGAACTCGGCAGCGCACCACGCGTCTCCTCGCGTCGTGTGCAGACGCATACACGCATCGCCAACAACACTCCCTTTATCATCGGCGGCCTGATCTCCAACGAAACAAGCACCACGCAGGACAAAGTGCCTCTGCTCGGGGATATCCCATGGCTCGGCGCCGCATTCCGATCAAGCGACACCGAGGTGATTAAACGCGAGGTGATCATCGTCATCACGCCCTACGTGCTTCCGACCGAGGGCATTCCCGGACGCGTGCTACCCGAAGACAAGGACGTCTTCGACAGCTTCGACAACCAGCTGTTTGGCGACGTCTACCGCATCCGTGCCGAGGACGTGCCGGACCTCGCCTTCCTCGATGACAACCCGGAACTCGAACTCGCCCGCAACCGCGCAGAGACGATCACCAGCAGGTTCCCCAATCTGATCAACCAGTATCCGTTCAACCAGTTCCTGGACGGACGCGTGCCCGGCGAAGAGGTCCTCGTCTACCACCTGATGTACGAGGTGATCGAGCGACGTGAGATCGAGAAGTCGATCCAGGCACGCCGCCTCGTCTTCCTCAAGCCGCGCGATGACAGGCCGGCGGGAGCGAGCGTGTCTTTCCTCATCCAGCACATCGGCCAGGAACTCGGGGTTGAGATCCCCAAGCACAGCATCGGATTCAAGTGGCTGTTCAACCAGATGCAGGGACACGCGCTCGCGTTGACATACACAATCCCGTCGGAACCCAAAGTGGATGAGGTGCTGTTCAAGGCCATCCCCGAAGTTCGGCTGGTGCCCTGCGCCGACCGTGACGAGTGGCTGAACCTGCTCTACGAGCTGAATCGTCCGGGCGACGGAGGCGAGAAACGCCACACCATCCTGATCCGAAATGAAGAGGACTTGAAACGTTTGATGCGTTGCGTGGTCCTGCGTCACGCCGTCGAATTGAACCAGGGCCAGGATCAGCTCCGCCTCAAGGACTACCAGCGGGGTCGTCAGCTGATTATGCCCGAGACCAGCCGGGACGAGACCTTCCTCATCGATCACGAGGTTGCAGAGTATTACTACCTCAGCGTGCAGTACTTCGCCGCCATGCTCGACCGGATCCGCGCCGACAGCGAGGCCCTGCGGCAAGAGATCGACTCGATCGAGTCCGGAAGCGTGCTGGGCGGGCGCTGA